From a region of the Bacteroidales bacterium genome:
- a CDS encoding cation transporter, with amino-acid sequence MKKITVLFAVMMMTILLGAGNQIMAQKKKKNYEEVQIQTSAVCGMCKDRIEHDLAFEKGIKSVSLDNETKIVTVGYSPKKTNPDKIRLAISKIGYDADGVEADPIAYEKLPGCCKKSNKAH; translated from the coding sequence ATGAAAAAGATCACTGTTTTATTTGCAGTCATGATGATGACAATTCTTCTGGGTGCCGGGAATCAGATCATGGCCCAGAAAAAGAAAAAAAACTATGAGGAAGTGCAGATACAGACTTCTGCTGTGTGCGGCATGTGCAAAGATCGCATCGAACACGACCTCGCCTTTGAAAAGGGGATTAAAAGCGTTTCGCTGGACAACGAAACCAAGATCGTCACAGTGGGTTACAGCCCGAAAAAGACCAACCCGGACAAAATCCGGCTGGCAATCTCAAAGATCGGTTATGATGCCGACGGTGTGGAAGCTGATCCCATAGCATACGAAAAACTGCCTGGGTGTTGCAAGAAAAGTAATAAAGCTCACTAA
- a CDS encoding enoyl-CoA hydratase-related protein, giving the protein MDYEILKLTVDENIAIVTVNRPQALNALNTRFFLEMDAMIKQVSGMPEIRVMIITGEGKAFVAGADIAEMVDMTPEQGIAFSKTGQKTFRSLEKMEIPVIAAINGFALGGGLELAMGCDFRIAGSKAKFGQPEVSLGMIPGYAGTQRLPRLTGLGDALFLLMSGEMVTADEALRIGLVQKVVEPEQLMEETVRIAKVIASKGPQAVKKVKYVTRAGRMMHFEDGCNLEAEFFGTQFKAEGEEGMRAFLEKRPPKF; this is encoded by the coding sequence ATGGATTATGAGATTCTGAAATTGACTGTCGATGAGAATATTGCCATTGTAACCGTCAACCGCCCACAAGCACTTAATGCACTTAATACCCGATTTTTTCTGGAAATGGATGCCATGATCAAACAGGTTTCCGGCATGCCCGAAATCAGGGTAATGATCATTACCGGGGAAGGAAAAGCCTTTGTGGCCGGTGCAGATATCGCTGAGATGGTGGATATGACGCCGGAGCAGGGAATCGCTTTTTCGAAAACCGGTCAGAAAACATTCCGCAGCCTGGAGAAGATGGAGATCCCGGTAATCGCGGCAATTAACGGTTTTGCGCTGGGAGGCGGGCTGGAATTGGCCATGGGGTGTGACTTCCGGATTGCCGGCAGTAAGGCTAAATTCGGCCAGCCTGAAGTTTCCCTGGGCATGATCCCTGGCTATGCCGGCACGCAGCGCTTACCAAGGCTCACAGGTCTTGGCGATGCATTATTTCTGCTCATGAGCGGGGAGATGGTCACTGCCGATGAAGCACTCCGTATTGGCCTGGTGCAAAAGGTTGTGGAACCTGAACAACTGATGGAAGAAACCGTACGGATCGCTAAGGTTATTGCATCGAAGGGTCCGCAAGCCGTGAAAAAAGTTAAATACGTGACCCGTGCAGGGCGGATGATGCATTTCGAAGATGGCTGCAACCTGGAAGCGGAATTCTTTGGCACGCAGTTCAAAGCTGAAGGCGAAGAAGGGATGAGGGCATTCCTGGAGAAAAGGCCACCTAAATTTTAA
- a CDS encoding TonB-dependent receptor yields MKIIKYPLIFLLFLASTSAYSQKIQGYVYELDGEQKKMPLTGANVFWAGTTIGTATDPNGYFELKRPKDKTPGLVVSFIGFRSDTVSLSPDQQKIELVLNENKTLEEVEIYDRLPGAHISRTDMIATQQITLGELKKAACCNLSESFETNASVDVNYSDAITGAKQIKLLGLAGKYSQLQTENIPNLQGLATSYGLSYVPGSWMESIQVSKGTSSVKNGFESITGQINVEYKKPDNKEKLYLNFFGNQAGRLEANINSSIRVSPLWGTAVFGHVSNQSTHIDHNNDSFLDDPLFTQVNLFNRWNYNSDKMEGQFGVKFLTEERKGGQAGYYTSNEPAAQDFYGTEVKTNRLEVFSKTGFFLNRPQTSIGWINSYIYHDMNSFFGLNTYAGTQHHYYSNLMFQTYISSTDHTITTGLSYKMDNYNEMLNDSAFRRTEHVPGAFFEYSWVIPDKFTLLAGIRGDYDNLYGFFFTPRLHLKYNITKKTVMRVSAGRGSRTANVVAENLSLLTTARRFEFTEKLRMEQAWNYGLNITQYVDILGKELSVNAEVYRTDFINQVIVDKEQNLNQILVYNLDGRSYANTYQVELKYEFIPRMDITAAFRYNDVKMTINRVLMREPMVNKYKGLFSVSYATNLKKWQFDVTAQFNGSARIPSTELLPEEYKMPANSPDYIILNAQVTKFFKRWEIYLGGENLTNYTQHHPIIAADDPFGPYFDASNIWGPISGIKIYAGVRLLLKYDKL; encoded by the coding sequence ATGAAGATAATAAAATATCCCCTCATATTCCTGCTTTTCCTGGCCAGCACTTCAGCCTACAGCCAGAAAATCCAGGGCTACGTCTATGAACTTGACGGGGAGCAAAAAAAAATGCCCCTCACCGGCGCAAACGTTTTCTGGGCAGGGACAACAATTGGCACCGCCACCGATCCAAACGGCTATTTCGAACTGAAACGCCCAAAAGATAAGACTCCCGGCCTGGTTGTGAGCTTCATCGGCTTTCGCAGTGATACCGTTAGCCTTTCACCGGATCAGCAAAAAATTGAGCTCGTACTGAATGAGAATAAAACCCTGGAGGAAGTGGAGATTTACGATCGCTTACCTGGCGCCCATATCTCCCGCACCGACATGATCGCTACCCAGCAGATAACTCTCGGGGAACTGAAGAAAGCCGCCTGCTGCAACCTGTCGGAGAGTTTCGAGACTAACGCTTCAGTCGATGTCAATTACAGTGATGCCATCACCGGGGCCAAGCAGATCAAACTGCTCGGCCTGGCCGGAAAATACAGCCAGTTGCAAACGGAAAATATCCCCAACCTTCAGGGATTGGCAACTTCCTACGGATTATCTTATGTCCCTGGGTCATGGATGGAATCGATCCAGGTGTCAAAAGGCACCTCTTCGGTGAAGAACGGCTTTGAATCGATTACCGGGCAGATCAATGTGGAATATAAGAAACCTGACAACAAAGAGAAACTCTATCTCAACTTTTTCGGTAACCAGGCCGGCCGGCTCGAGGCTAATATCAATAGCTCCATCCGGGTTAGCCCACTGTGGGGAACTGCAGTTTTCGGCCATGTTTCCAACCAGTCGACCCACATCGATCACAACAACGACTCGTTCCTCGACGATCCGTTGTTCACGCAGGTAAACCTCTTCAACAGGTGGAATTACAATTCCGATAAGATGGAAGGCCAGTTTGGAGTGAAGTTCCTGACGGAAGAAAGAAAAGGAGGACAGGCGGGATATTATACATCCAATGAACCGGCAGCTCAGGATTTCTATGGAACGGAAGTAAAGACCAACCGCCTGGAAGTTTTCAGCAAAACGGGTTTCTTCCTGAACCGTCCGCAAACGAGCATCGGATGGATCAATTCATACATCTACCATGATATGAATTCTTTCTTCGGGCTCAACACATATGCGGGCACACAGCATCATTATTACAGCAACCTGATGTTTCAGACTTATATCAGCAGTACCGACCATACTATCACCACAGGGTTGAGTTACAAGATGGATAATTACAACGAAATGCTGAACGATTCTGCTTTCCGGAGAACGGAACATGTGCCGGGGGCCTTTTTCGAATACTCATGGGTCATTCCGGACAAGTTCACGCTGCTGGCCGGCATCCGGGGGGATTATGACAACCTTTACGGTTTTTTCTTCACACCGAGGCTCCATCTTAAATACAATATCACAAAAAAAACGGTCATGAGAGTTTCGGCAGGCAGAGGATCCCGCACGGCTAACGTGGTTGCTGAAAACCTCTCCCTGCTCACCACTGCCAGACGGTTTGAATTTACAGAAAAGCTCAGGATGGAACAGGCCTGGAATTACGGTTTAAACATTACCCAGTACGTTGATATCCTGGGAAAGGAATTGTCGGTCAATGCCGAGGTTTACCGGACTGATTTCATCAACCAGGTGATTGTTGACAAGGAGCAGAACCTCAACCAGATCCTGGTCTATAACCTTGATGGAAGATCGTATGCAAATACATACCAGGTGGAACTTAAATATGAGTTCATTCCAAGGATGGATATTACTGCCGCCTTCCGGTACAATGATGTTAAAATGACCATCAACCGGGTGCTGATGCGCGAGCCAATGGTGAATAAGTATAAAGGGCTTTTCTCTGTTTCCTATGCTACCAACCTGAAGAAATGGCAGTTCGATGTAACGGCCCAGTTCAACGGGTCTGCCCGTATCCCTTCTACAGAACTCCTACCGGAGGAATACAAGATGCCGGCTAATTCACCGGATTATATTATCCTTAATGCCCAGGTCACCAAATTCTTCAAGCGCTGGGAGATTTACCTGGGCGGGGAGAACCTGACCAACTACACCCAGCACCATCCTATTATTGCCGCGGATGATCCTTTCGGACCCTATTTCGATGCATCGAACATATGGGGACCGATCAGCGGTATCAAGATATATGCGGGGGTGAGGCTGTTGCTGAAATATGATAAACTTTAA
- a CDS encoding 3-hydroxyacyl-CoA dehydrogenase family protein, producing MVYSDKLQNVTVLGAAGKMGSGILLLTAVEMADLSLKPENKGKAFVLNAMDVSKEGLAGLMLYMRSQVQKIAEKKAIALRKAYADRLDLIENEEIINQYIFDVMNIVRPTTRVESAYDSGLVFEAVSESRALKVKLLSRIDQNNPEKPWFFTNTSSVPIHLIDEEAKLGGRVLGFHFYNPPAVQKLVELIVTDKTNPEMIGFAKEYAKNLGKVVVPANDFAGFIGNGHFMRDALHGIKTVEKLAGEMTFPEAVYSVNKVTQEFLIRPMGIFQLIDYVGIDVVSFIMNVMNPFLPDEDLHSDLLDKLIGLGVKGGQYSDGSQKDGFLKYDKGKPVAIFNPSDKSYMNINDLKDKCDKVLGPVPASLIPWKAAVKVKDKDQVFGKIFGDIKSMDTVGAKLAVEYGRKSDAIGKKLVADKVAHSAEDVNTVLLTGFFHAYGPVNEYF from the coding sequence ATGGTTTATTCCGATAAATTACAGAACGTTACCGTCCTTGGGGCGGCTGGAAAAATGGGAAGCGGCATCCTGCTACTCACGGCTGTGGAAATGGCCGATCTTAGCCTGAAACCCGAAAACAAAGGAAAAGCTTTCGTGCTGAATGCCATGGATGTCTCTAAGGAAGGATTGGCCGGCCTGATGCTTTATATGCGAAGCCAGGTACAGAAAATAGCGGAGAAAAAAGCCATTGCCCTGCGTAAGGCTTATGCTGACCGGCTGGATCTCATCGAGAACGAGGAGATCATCAACCAGTACATTTTCGATGTGATGAACATCGTCCGCCCCACTACCCGGGTGGAATCGGCCTATGATTCAGGGCTGGTCTTTGAAGCGGTCAGTGAGAGCCGCGCCCTGAAAGTTAAACTGCTGTCCCGGATCGACCAGAACAACCCGGAAAAACCTTGGTTCTTCACGAACACGTCATCCGTTCCAATCCATCTTATTGATGAAGAGGCTAAACTCGGAGGCCGTGTCCTTGGCTTCCATTTCTACAATCCCCCGGCTGTCCAGAAACTCGTTGAACTGATCGTTACGGATAAGACTAATCCGGAGATGATCGGATTTGCAAAGGAGTATGCCAAAAACCTCGGCAAGGTTGTAGTCCCCGCGAACGACTTTGCGGGGTTCATCGGCAACGGCCACTTCATGCGCGACGCACTGCATGGCATCAAAACCGTTGAAAAGCTGGCCGGGGAAATGACTTTTCCTGAAGCCGTTTATTCGGTGAATAAAGTGACGCAGGAGTTTCTGATCCGGCCGATGGGCATCTTCCAATTGATCGACTATGTGGGGATCGATGTAGTATCTTTCATCATGAATGTGATGAACCCCTTCCTGCCGGATGAAGACCTGCACAGTGATTTGCTAGATAAGTTGATCGGGCTGGGTGTAAAAGGAGGACAATATTCAGACGGATCACAAAAAGACGGTTTTCTGAAATATGATAAAGGAAAGCCGGTGGCGATATTTAATCCTTCTGACAAATCCTATATGAATATCAATGATTTAAAAGATAAATGCGACAAGGTGCTCGGCCCTGTACCGGCATCCCTTATTCCCTGGAAAGCAGCTGTTAAGGTAAAGGACAAAGACCAGGTTTTCGGAAAGATCTTCGGTGATATTAAATCAATGGATACCGTTGGAGCTAAGCTTGCCGTGGAGTATGGCCGGAAATCGGATGCGATCGGGAAAAAGCTTGTAGCCGATAAGGTGGCCCATTCGGCAGAAGATGTGAACACCGTGTTGCTAACCGGTTTCTTCCATGCCTATGGGCCGGTGAATGAGTACTTTTAG